Genomic window (Microcaecilia unicolor chromosome 8, aMicUni1.1, whole genome shotgun sequence):
ggcactgcagtggacttcaaaaattgctcccaggtgcatacctcccttaccttgtatgctggtcagtttgggcaccttttcaaggcttggttgtgaacaaaaagggaccaagtaaagtcggccaaatgctcgtcagggccggccttctttttttccattatcggccgaagacggccatctcttaaccatgcccctgtcccgccttcggtacaccgCTGACAAGCCCTCTTGAACTCTGGCCGGCcctacgatggaaagcagttgaagccggccaaaatcggcttttgattataccgatttggccggccttaggagaaggctggccatctcccgatttgtgtcggaagatggccacccttcttattggtggacggaggggagcgggaggaGGGGACTgctgcgccgggccccccttcaaggctcgggcccagggaattttgtctcccctgcccccccttctcggcggccctgctcctgTGGTCTGCGGTCATGCCAGATAATCAATactaggccatttctggtgactggcattgaatatctggtttatttttagcacGTTTTAACATAACCAGCTAAgtagatattcagacttagctggttatcttgaaactggccaaagatatcccacgttTTCAAGCGGCCATATTTGACCGCTAAACGCgggctgaaaatcagcagatagccggttatattgacCAATATAATTGGTTatctgctagctgctaactggcaatattcagcaggggatagatagctggttatcccctgTTGAATACTGCCGGatagttatggggcatttaacctgccaggtgccgatcctggccagttaaatgcttttaaatattgggggGATAGTGTTTTGAGGGATTGTGTCACAGGGTGgacagtgggcattcctgcactaaccagttagtacagctacattaccatgcactCACTGGTTAGTGCCGgaatactgcatgagcccttaccatttataaaatgggtggcagtacataagtacatataagtacataggtattgccatactgggaaagaccaaaggtccatcgagcccagcatcctgtttccaacagtggccaatccaggtcacaaatacccggcaagatcccaaaaatgcacaaaacattttatactgcttatcccaaaaacagtggattttccccaagtccatttaataacggtctatggacttttcctttaggaagtcgtccaaacctttttaaaactctgctaagctaaccgcctttaccacattctctggcaatgaattccagagtttaattacacgttgagtgaagaaacattttctctgattcgttttaaatttactacattgtagcttcatcgcatgccacctagtcctagcatttttggaaagcgtaaacagacacttcatgtctacccgttcaactccactcattattttatagacctctatcatatctcccctcagccgccttttctccaagctgaagagccctagctgctttagcctttcttcatagggaagtcgtcccatcccctttatcattttcgtcgcccttctctgcaccttttctaaatgCACACATGGTAATTTTACAAAATGGCCACATACATTAGTACgcagccattaatacaaaaaacagGCTACCttttaccacagattagtaaaaggaacccgaaGTGATTtgtcaaggtcacaaggagcattgaTAGAATGTAGAATTCTTATTTCCCtggttctttttatttattttttaaaatgcaatATGGAAAAAGAGTATCATCaaccatatataaaaaaagaacacACAAAGCAATTATCCAATAAACATAGAAAGATAAAGGTAACATTGGGCAGTGTTCTTATCCAAAACTCTAACTGCTAAGCTACTCTTCTACATAACTCCTATGAgaaatctctctcttttttttttttattacatttgtaccccacactttcctactcatggcaggctcaatgcagcttacataacgcaatggagggttaagtgacttgtccagagtcacaaggagctgcctgtgcctgaagtgggaatcaaactcagttccccaggaccaaagtccaccaccctaaccactaggccactcctccactgttgctactatgagattctatatggaatgttgctattccactagcaacattccatgtagacatcagcccttgcagatcaccaatgtggccacgcaggcttctgcttctgtgagtctgacagtcctgcacatacgtggaatagcagcaacattccaacattccatgtagaatctccaatagtatctattttatttttgttacatttgtaccctgcactttcccactcatggcaggctcaatgcagcttacatggggcaatggagggttaagtgacttgcccagagtcacagggagctgcctgtgcctgaagtgggaatcaaactcagttcctcaggatcaaagtccaccaccctaaccactaggccactcctccactccactctttagCTATGTGTATGTTAATTAGTAAATATTTTCATCCAGAGGATATAACCAAATATTGTATgtcaataaatattttaaaaatatcttgGCTGTCTTCACATGGCTCAAGATATGATGTTTTAGCCTACTCTTTCTAAATGGATAGATTTAGCACATACACAGGGGCATTGTTGAACTGACATTCAAGTCACAATAGAGACGTctagctcataacatccaaaacggACGTGCACTAAGAACATTTAGCAGCATGaagatccattttacaaactggaacgtcCCAGTATATGAATGGTAAAAAAACAAGGACAAGGACATCTGCCTGGCAGCATTAGTAGAAGAATGCCTTGACATGACTCAAACAGGTCTAATTTAGGAGGTCCTTTTTaggcttggatgtttcttcccacttGGTAATCACTGTTGGTCATCCTGATTTTAGACTTTCTCTAGTCATGCCCAAAACATAACCACAACatgtccccttgctatttggacatactgcagtgttggacacCCTTTTCTACCTTTAGATTTTGATGTTTTAAACACATGGAAGTCCATTTGAGCATTTTGGGAAGTCCATATGCTTCAGAAATAAACTCCATACTATTCTCTCTAGTATTTCAAAGcatatgggcctgatattcaaaaacagctgagctcctaaatttatattCCTAAGTTAGCCATTTAAatgtgtgccctattttcagccaaacttttAAGCATAAAATTTCAGCTGAATAttaatcttaatttaggagcttaaagatTATAAATTTAAGCCTGCCATTAATTTGCCTTCATTTGTGAGTCTAATTTATgagcttaggactagattcagtatatggcacccaaaattgggtgctgaAAAATCTATGCTGAGCAGTGATGtttctaggtcggctgccacccagggcggatcactgatgcgcacccccctgggtgcagcacaacacccccccccccccggtgcaatgacaccccccccagcgcatcaaacctccccccccccccaggtgcattcttggctgctgtgaGCAGCCTCGTGGCTCTCAGCTCTGCTgcctccctgcttcctctgccccttaagaggaagtaacctgttctggggcagagggagcatggaaacagctGAGCCGGCaggtgtgcggctgctctctgcacccctccagcggcatgcacctggggcagatcacccccaccgcctcgcccttgCTACGGCGCTGATGCTGAggaatattctataaacaatgctctGAATTGGGTgccagaatagcacatagcgctgagatctgcacccaactttggacacAGGGATTTAAGAAACTGAAATATGGTATACATCCTTGCACCGTAGTTAGGCGCAGTtcctctgaattctataatactttgcacatctttagtgaatgccctgacccacccatgcctctctcaTGGCCACtctcccttttcagttgcacgtcAAAAGATTTGCACCCGCATCTTTTTAGAATAACGCTTAGCCAGATGCACTAGGAAATCCGAATCGGTGCCAATTagctgcaataattgattgttagcacctaattaatGCTAGTTATCGGCTTGTTGCTCAGTtaaattgtgtgctcaaattgggcatgcacctaaatttgcaaaCACAGTTTTGAACGCcgcatatagaatctggggggggggggggggtcagtgctaAGCTCATGACTTTGTTTTCCCAGTCTAAATCAGCctctgttgccacccactttttatacaCCTAAATAGTGAAAATGTCGTTATAAAGTTATGCAGTCAACTTTTGTATATTTTCAAATAGGCCACCTTATGAGCAACACTCTCAAAGTTGAGAGCATTAATCCTTTGTATATCAGGCCCatatgaaattttttttatttttactaaatGTAAACTATTCCATTCACTTAGCCCTGCTCAAGACAATAATGTATGTCCTATGGACTTCTTAACTTGTATCAAAGATATatcttttttagaaaaaaaaaacattctaaaaAGAACCATCTATTTCAGAACTCATAACAAATAGTGAAATATTATTTTCTATTCACTGTTTCTGCTCAGTTTTTAATCAGACCATTGTGTCAACAGATACCTGCATAGCCAAGAATTTCCTCTGGACGTGGTGAATGTAATATTGAACTGTGGATTAAATTCCTCTCATCATTGCTCAAAATTAATCAGCAGAAGTAGCTGTTTAGGACAGATATAATTTCTATAAAATTTTCCAGTACTTTCTTCATGTCGGATATTCTATCAAAATTTTTAGTTGAATCTTTATTGCAATGTTTGCTGGGCATATTACTCTTAtattgaaacattaaaaaatatttttgtttatgtGAGTGTATTTGGAAACTTTTCTCGAGAAATATCTGTACTAGGAAAGCACTGTAAATGGTACAGGCGCTGCTTTCAACTGCTAATTAACTCAAGAGGAAAAATGTCGGATGCCTCCGAGCTATAAATGGTCGCATTTTTGGGCGTTAGGACCCTGAGGAAGCCTCTGCAGGCGTCTGGGTGCTGTCTATGGTGCTGAACGAGCCCTGATCAGCTAGGATTGCAGCTGCTGAAGAACGCAAAGAAGCCTTGTTTCTTGCTCCGGAGAAGGCACGGAGATTGAAGATAAACAGAACCAAGAAACCCCTTTCACCGCTACCTTTATACTGGTGTCCAGTCTAGCTCTTGGGGAAAGCTACACCACCAGACTCTTCTAAAACGTAGCACATGGTAAAGttggcaaaaaaaatatttctacctGTGGGGTTTCATGAGAAGGGGTTGAGACTAGTCGTATGGCAGTCGTGCACTTGAACTACAGGATTGGTCTCTGTTTTGAAGAGACAGATTTGTATCTCATTGTTGTTTAAGATACGGTCTAAACTAAAGTAACTTTCAAAACTATTTACATACAACAAAACTGTATCGCTTATGAAACCTGTGTTATTTATTGTTGTCATGATTTCCCCTATATAGCTTAAACAAAACACAGGAATCAAAGACAAGAATTACATAAAAATTATACAGTAAATGAAGAATCACATGGGTGAAAAAATGAACATATACTTATCAGTTCAGGGTAACATTTTGTGAATAGATTTTAAATACTGAACCCTCTTCTGTATATCCGTAGCATTTTTATAGTTAGATCACAGCAAGACATATTTGTTGGGATCGTGTATATATGGCAATAGCTATTTATCtgtcaaaatattttaaatgacTGAAGGTTTCTTTGTGATtctgaaagaagaaaaaacaacaaaTGACAACGAAATGCTGTAAAAGAGTGGAACAGCCTTtttttccttgtgcagaaaatgaCTTTTGTTTGTGTTTTCACAGGATGTCTGATCCGTTTTCATAGTTTTAGCCATATCTGGTCCCCCAGTGACTGGAAGGGTGAGATATAGGAAGCAGCAATGGACAACCAGACCTGGATTATAGAACCATCAATGATGAATACAACGGGAGAAAATCAAACTTTACCAAAAATGCCCCAACAAACATTAGAGTTCCAAGTGGTCACAATTTTCCTTGTACTCTTGATCTGTGGAGTGGGCATTGGGGGAAACATCATGGTGGTCTTAGTGGTCTTGAGGTCCAGACATATGATGACTCCGACCAACTGCTATTTGGTCAGTTTAGCAATAGCTGATCTCATTGTCCTCCTAGCTGCAGGACTTCCTAATATATCTGAAGTGGTAGCCTCTTGGGTTTATGGCTACATTGGCTGCCTGTGTATTACCTATCTACAATACTTGGGCATCAACATTTCAGCTTGCTCTATCACAGCATTTACTATTGAAAGATACATAGCCATATGCCACTCCATTAAAGCTCAATTCATCTGCACCGTCTCTAGAGCCAAGAAGATTATTGCTTTTGTGTGGATGTTCACTTCAGTGCATTGTGTGATGTGGTTTTTCTTGGTAGATACCAAAGAAGTCAAATTTTCTGATGGTGTTCAGGTCATTTGTGACTACAGGGTATCCAGAAACTTATACATGCCCATCTACTTTCTTGATTTCACCATCTTTTATGTTATACCCTTGGTATTGGCCACCATTCTGTATGGGTTGATAGCCAGGATATTATTTATGAATCCTTTACCTACAGCTCCACAGGACCCTGACAGAATGAGCTCTAAACATCAAGGAAAACCTTATAACTCTATCAAGCTTTCATGTAGAGGGAACAAAGGAACAATCAGCTCCAGAAAACAAGTAAGCAAATAAAATCTTTTGAAGTTCAGAATAATATGATGAGGTGTAGTTCTCGGAGTGTCTGTAGATAATTGTCTTAGTTTATATATATTTACCTACCACTTGTCTCCTGCTCCTATTTCTTCCAGCTCAAGCAGAATTAAACTGTGATCTGGTGCCATGTGCCTTCATTTGCATTGTCTAGTGATTTCAGACATACTTTATAGCCTTCTAATCACTCCTACATAAACTTAGTTTAGTTGAGCAGTTACAGTGACCATCCTGGGCTACACCTGTCTTCTTGCAGAACCTGGAATACCATGAATTCTTAATCAACTATGTATGCATCTCTTCAGTAAGGGCAAGATCTCCTGCCACCTCCTGAGGATGTGAATACTGCCTTCACAGCATTCTCAGCCCTGACCAAACCAGGGAGTGCCCTCCTGACCTGGAAACTGAACCAGGAACCTTTTGCAGAAAGTAGATAATACTTACCAATTGAACTACTAAGCCAGCCCTAATCTTCccacatttttaaatttttgtgttcattttaaaagtccaTAGCCAGTATCAATGGGTGCTTATGACTTCACTTAAATGATGTATATGTGAGTCAGAGATGTCATTAAACCATAATGAAAGAACATTTTGAGGCTTGGACAATTAGTCAATGACTTTTACATGTTGGATACAGTAGACCAGTATCAGACGTGCTCTCCTGTAGGACAGATTTTCTGAACTTtgtgtggtttataaaattatgtgTGCACATTAATGAAGAATATAGTTCCAAACTTAATGAACATTTATATAGAAAGTGGTATGAATAATGTATTGAACTATCAGTTCTTGAACTATAATAGTAGAAGACACATCACCGTCTGTATTATTCAATTCCTtgcaatatactgcctttcagttgtacaatcaaagcagtttatgtattacaaagaggtacttcctctgtccctagtgagctcacaattaaggttttgcagttagggcaatgaagggttaagtgatttgcccaaggcatCAAAGAGTCATGGTAGGAAATGATCCTGGTTCCACTGGTCCTTAGTCCACTCTGTTAACCACTACTACACTACTCTTCCATGCTATAAAGAAGTAAAGAAAAATTGAAGCCACATTAATGTCTTTGAGCTATGTTTTGTATTTCTAAACTTTCTTTTCCTGAGATAATTTAAATAATGTACATTTGATCAAATTATATAAATCATtaaataaagggaatgcaaacagGCACTTTAAAACAATGGTGTCAGCTTGCCAAAACAAGAACACTCTTTTCTCTTGTTTCCCCTGTGGTGTGCAAAAATTCAAATGTACTTTCTGGCAAGGACATGCCATAACAGTATAAATGAAAACCCATAAATTAGGCAATTCAGTTACTAATTTTAAGCATGAAAAGGGTAAGCATCAAGCAAATAGAGTTAGCATGTGGCAGCCCTGCAATAACATCTCAGGGTTCAAGGCACTCAAaaataagaccccccccccccacacacacacacacacacctcagaGGGCTTCCTATGGTCCCTGGCCTCTAGCGGTGTGAGAACAATGACCACTCACTCCCATCTCATGTCTTGGCCCAATACGAAAAGGCCATCAAAATCTCTAGTGGTAATATCACAGTTTTACCGGTAGGGGTCTGGCTTCAATATATGGGATATTACCACTAGACGTCTCAGTGGCAATTGTGTATTGGGCTGAGACATGAGGTGGGAATGGgtgagcatcactcctgccctacTAGAGACCATGTATTATGGCAAGTTGGGATGGGAGGAAGCCATGAAGGGAGTCTCCAGGGTGAGTCATGCTGTTAGGTGGTAGGTTTATGTTGCTGGGGGTTGTTGCTGTTGGGAGGATTAAAGCTGCCATGGGGTGGATTTATGCTGTTGGAGGGGAAATCTTGTTGTGGGGAGGAGGCTGTTGCTGCCAGGAAGGGGGTTATGCTTCCGGTGaggagttgggggaagctggCATTGAGATGAGGGTTTGACTGGAGAGGAGCACTAACATTGGAACCTTAGTTGAAGGACAGTGATTTTAGAAACCTAGTCCCTCCTCTTCCATATATGCAGCTTTATGAAATCACTGCTTCTTCTGTATATGGAGGGGCTGGGATGTGCAGCCCTGCTCCTGTTTTACATCATTGTTCTTCAGCCACAGTTTACAATGTATATAGTTCAACAGAATTCAATATTTAGTATTAGTGCTATTTTGAGATGGCCTTTCTAATGAAaccttaagggtttttttttttatccagcaGGGGGCAATATTTTAGAAATAATTCATAGCTAATCACTGTTTTGGATAAACTATTATTATTTCTTATATATAACAagtattttctctcttttattccCTTTTTAAAGTCTGTGGTTTCTCACAGTTTTACTCTTTTACGTTACTGAACAATTTGCCTTCTTGAGTACCTAACATAGGCACTTGCACAATCATCGGTTCATTCATCTGATGATATGACCCAAAACAAATTATGATTGGCAAGATGAGGCTGGTGCGTTATTAAAGCACAACTTGCAATTAAGTAATATAACAACAATAATGTTACAACAAATTCATTCCCTCAACCCCTCAGACTACCACAGGTTATCATTAAGGAAGCATTGCTGCTGAACTTGGCTACCCAATCAGTCGGCGATAATCTGATCAAAATAAAGTAGCTATACTCTTGGTATTTGTAGCCTTCCCCACAACCTGTAGTGTAACTAGGGTATAATTACCAAACATTGTTACTCTGAGAAGAGCTTGACAAGTAACAAGACTCTATGATGGTCTCACTCATGAAACCTGACTCCCCTGCAGTCATCTCAAAATAATATAGGACTCATCATACTAATGATATCTGAGGGGATTAATGTTAACACACTTCTGTGACACCAAAGGTATCCTCACTTCCTATGCTACAGCTAATGAAACCTTCCTTCTTTTGGGAAGACAAGCGGAGGGGAAAACATGCCATACAGGCAACTGTTCCAGGGCTCCAACAGGCACTGCTGCTATCACACGAAGCCAGCCAACCCACCCAGAGACCTAGGAATCAATGTCATTGGTAGGAGACACTTGGGATAACAGCCTTCAACAAGCATCAACACTCCACCTGAGCACACTAATAGAACGGCCCTTCGATTTGGCCATCTTAAAATTGCCATAGTAAAATCCTATGACCCTCGAAAGCTATACAAGGATCTATAGAAAAATTAAGCTGTCTCGTGACTGAAATAGAATTTTGTTTGCTTGTCCTCTCAGACTTTTAAAAGATGGTAGAAAAGGAATTTCAAATGTGCATAgaagacatttttaaaatttttgtttttggataattttcAGGGTCCTGACCGACTTTCAGAAAATTTAGTTTGTTCTTTTCATAAATTAAAGCACGTAAAGagcttttactaaaccatgttataCACTGAATACAGGAATTTGGGTGTGCTGTAGGCACATGACCAAGTTAACAGTT
Coding sequences:
- the LOC115476713 gene encoding thyrotropin-releasing hormone receptor-like translates to MDNQTWIIEPSMMNTTGENQTLPKMPQQTLEFQVVTIFLVLLICGVGIGGNIMVVLVVLRSRHMMTPTNCYLVSLAIADLIVLLAAGLPNISEVVASWVYGYIGCLCITYLQYLGINISACSITAFTIERYIAICHSIKAQFICTVSRAKKIIAFVWMFTSVHCVMWFFLVDTKEVKFSDGVQVICDYRVSRNLYMPIYFLDFTIFYVIPLVLATILYGLIARILFMNPLPTAPQDPDRMSSKHQGKPYNSIKLSCRGNKGTISSRKQVTKMLAVVVILFALLWMPYRTLVVVNSFMDPPYLNIWFVLFCRMCIYLNSAINPIIYNLMSQKFRAAFQKLCKCEQKRMEKEAKYNMPVYYSAMKESSHESPDHDLTVQEDLNGFPGPATTINFPEKCIGTRTTYSMA